From Juglans regia cultivar Chandler chromosome 6, Walnut 2.0, whole genome shotgun sequence, the proteins below share one genomic window:
- the LOC109006299 gene encoding class V chitinase-like, whose product MASGASTVSVVKAGYWFFGGHDNRHVADIPSELFTHLYAGFAKVNDNGNVFIPETYLELFEVFTRTVRVRNPSVKTLLSIGGESEEAHISTVVANEVKRGHLKRDSIGLAKRFGFDGLDLCWLYPSNADREDQLSALLCEWRFALGEDVEKTKRSEPWLLTAAVFHHPVINNFNYPIMAIIDNLDWINVLAIDFYTPSNSLNETGPVHAWLTRPMDLLDKCGQRGIQDWIDKLGVATNKLVFSLPFYGYEWIINVDRANGYFGFFAPALDKGINPLPLAFRDIQEELRRGIYETVYDRNYEAVYSHGTINKEKWIGYEDGCSISGKVSKALFDAYHLGGYFAWHLDADDLNWTLSRSAFESSVEPPAPEANP is encoded by the exons ATGGCTTCCGGTGCTAGTACTGTTTCTGTTGTGAAAGCCGGATACTGGTTTTTCGGGGGTCATGACAACCGGCATGTAGCAGATATACCTTCCGAACTCTTCACACATCTTTATGCTGGCTTTGCCAAGGTCAACGATAATGGCAATGTATTCATCCCTGAGACATACTTGGAACTATTCGAAGTCTTCACCAGAACCGTTCGAGTACGAAACCCTAGCGTGAAAACTCTTTTATCCATCGGTGGTGAAAGTGAAGAAGCTCACATATCTACAGTGGTAGCAAATGAAGTTAAGCGTGGACATTTGAAAAGGGACTCCATAGGTCTTGCCAAGAGGTTCGGTTTCGATGGCCTGGACCTCTGCTGGCTGTACCCCTCCAATGCCGACCGGGAGGACCAGCTTAGTGCTCTCCTCTGTGAATGGCGATTTGCCCTGGGCGAAGACGTCGAGAAGACAAAGAGGTCTGAGCCGTGGCTTCTTACTGCAGCGGTGTTTCACCATCCGGTCattaataatttcaattatCCCATTATGGCTATTATTGACAACTTGGACTGGATCAACGTACTGGCCATTGACTTCTATACTCCCTCCAACTCACTCAACGAGACTGGACCGGTTCATGCGTGGCTTACTCGACCTATGGATCTACTGGACAAGTGCGGACAAAGAGGCATTCAAGACTGGATTGACAAATTAGGGGTTGCGACCAACAAATTAGTCTTCAGCCTTCCATTTTATGGCTATGAATGGATTATTAATGTAGATCGTGCGAATGGGTACTTTGGATTCTTTGCACCGGCTTTAGATAAAGGAATTAATCCTCTGCCCCTGGCCTTCAGAGATATCCAGGAAGAACTCCGGCGAGGTATATATGAAACCGTGTATGATAGGAACTATGAAGCTGTTTACTCGCATGGTACAATTAATAAGGAGAAATGGATTGGTTATGAGGATGGATGCAGCATCTCTGGAAAGGTTAGCAAGGCACTATTTGATGCCTACCACTTGGGCGGTTACTTTGCATGGCATTTGGACGCCGACGACTTGAACTGGACTCTTTCTCGTTCAG CCTTCGAGTCATCAGTAGAACCGCCGGCGCCTGAGGCAAATCCGTAA